A window of Apium graveolens cultivar Ventura chromosome 8, ASM990537v1, whole genome shotgun sequence contains these coding sequences:
- the LOC141680200 gene encoding uncharacterized protein LOC141680200, whose product MSTWSWNCRGLGTPWALQFLKESILQKSPDFIFLSEILCKVKRVEKVKDVIGFEGAFTVETHGHSGGLALLWRNKKDVSVMSYNRNHTYVVIETKGWDKYRLTGFYGEPDRAKRKDTWNLIRQLHSQMNLPWVLIGDMNNIVHQEDKRGGRPYPLWLVNGFQKCLEDCGLHDLELDGYPYTWGTGYGTSNWMEIRLDRALVSNSFMQQFREAKLTNLKITTSDHSPILLEPFTRHTEIRVKRLRFENAWLRDPMCGKIVEETWQLNKVNLLQRKLVLLWRFWRNGEKKSRAVSRIVFIS is encoded by the coding sequence ATGAGTACTTGGAGCTGGAATTGTCGTGGGCTTGGGACCCCATGGGCTTTACAATTCCTTAAGGAGTCTATTCTCCAAAAGAGCCCAGATTTTATTTTCCTTAGTGAGATATTGTGTAAAGTGAAGAGAGTTGAAAAAGTAAAGGATGTTATTGGTTTTGAGGGTGCTTTTACGGTGGAGACTCATGGCCACAGTGGAGGTCTAGCTTTATTGTGGAGAAATAAAAAAGATGTGAGTGTTATGTCGTACAACAGGAATCATACTTATGTGGTAATAGAGACAAAAGGTTGGGACAAGTATAGACTGACAGGATTTTACGGTGAACCAGATAGAGCCAAGAGGAAGGATACATGGAACTTAATTCGCCAGTTGCATAGTCAAATGAATCTGCCTTGGGTGTTGATTGGCGATATGAATAACATTGTTCACCAGGAAGACAAACGAGGAGGGCGTCCTTATCCTTTATGGCTTGTTAATGGGTTTCAAAAATGCTTGGAGGATTGTGGTTTACATGATTTGGAGTTAGACGGTTATCCGTACACTTGGGGGACTGGGTATGGTACATCTAATTGGATGGAAATTAGACTGGATAGAGCATTAGTTTCAAATAGTTTTATGCAACAGTTTAGGGAAGCCAAATTAACCAACCTGAAAATCACCACCTCTGATCATAGCCCTATTTTACTGGAGCCTTTTACTCGTCATACCGAAATCAGGGTTAAACGCCTTAGATTCGAGAATGCCTGGCTGAGAGATCCTATGTGTGGAAAGATAGTGGAGGAAACATGGCAGCTTAATAAGGTAAACCTTTTACAGAGAAAATTAGTACTACTCTGGAGATTTTGGCGAAATGGGGAAAAGAAGTCACGGGCTGTTTCAAGGATCGTATTCATCAGTTAA